In Mangifera indica cultivar Alphonso unplaced genomic scaffold, CATAS_Mindica_2.1 Un_0026, whole genome shotgun sequence, the sequence CCCTTTTACACTGCAATTTCACAGTACCATAAACCTAACCATCTCCTCTCCGTTGTCGCCACGAATCCTCTCCGTCTCCGGCGTCGCGAAATCTCGGCGAAGTCTAGAACAGCCATCTTCATCATTGCACTTAATCTAGTTCGCCATTAATTAAGAACAGTCGTCTCCATCTGCTTAATTTCAACCAAGAACATATATTGAGTTCCTAGCTAATTTAGCCATTAATTTAGAATAGTGTTTCATTTTCTGTCTTGTCAATTCAGAATTTTGCCGAGCAGCTCTAGTGTAGTGTGATAGACCTCAATTGCAGAATTGCTTGGTGGCTATGCTTCAAAGTTTATATCTTTGTGATCTGATGAGTTATTGAGTTGTTACTCTTGGCTTGTTTAGGAGATTTGGATTTTGAAAGTTGTTACTTTGAGCTTTAATAAgtgattgattttattgttgaaattacTTTACTAGACAGGGAAAACACTCTTCattggtttataattttatttatttatttaattttaagcagttaattgatttatagtcatgtttcttttcaatttaaaagttgaatataatttttataatgttaattggatttgatttgatttatattaatgtaGGTTTGTAAATACTTCTTGGAAGAAGTGGAAAAAGTATGTAATTgttgcatatttttttaaatacaggatactgtatttttttattaaaaagttttatttatgaaaaaccCCCTatgttttcaatatttgtaCATTCTCCCaagtttttgtttcttatattttttaagaaaatacattTCAATATTTTCGTTTCTGCGCTTTGATGTTTCCACGTTTCTGTTTCTTTGCTATCTAGTTAATAttctttcaattgaaaaaaaaaagaggagtTCTCCCACCATAACCCAAACCTTGATTAGCAGtattaatctcataaattttTACAGCCTCTGGACTTTCTGTAAAAACGGAAATATCTCAACTCAGATATTTGTAGGAATGGGGTTACTAGCCAGTTCaagtatttagataatattccttctcaaatattgcatttttaCCTGGTGATTGATGTGTTGATTGCATCTGATTAATTCTCTTGCTTTTTACAGTGTCTGGACTTTCTGGACCTAAGGAATCTGCTCAAAGTCAGGTCTTTGTGGGAATGGGATTGCTAGCCGGATCAACTGTCATGCTTCTTACTGTAATATGGGCATCCTGTATCATAGTTGGAAAACATGACATTGAGCATTCAGTTGCCGAAGATGGTCAAAATGCAAAAGGATTTAGCTTAACTGGTATGCCACTTTACTCAGAATTGTCCTTTACTAGTCTTCACTGATGGACTGAATAACCAATCTAGTTTGGATTAAGCAGTTCTCCGGCTCTTAACTTGGAATATGCCAACGCAGTAGCATCTTTGTATTCAACCATTTCTTATTTGTGGAAGAACTGTTTCAAAGTTTGGTCTAGTCTAAggttttctattaaaattatagaaacCCTTTATGCTGTAGAAGCTATGAGCCTGCAATGCAGTAGCTGCAAAGTGGACGAGAAGGATGGGGTAGGGAGGGGaaagagagataaaatttaAGACATATTCAGCTGTGTTATAGTTGTTTGTGAGGATTTGAGGAGTCGCTGATGAACATGCACCTAGAAAATACAAATGAATTTGGAATTTAAATTGTATCTGTATAGAAAAAGTCACATCCATTCTTAACACAGAAATTGAATAAATAGTTGCCTGaaactaatataattttcatgagGCAGAGATATCCTATATAGATACACCTTGGACCGAATGACAATATCTTCATGTACATTGGTTGAAAGCAACAAGAAAGTGATAGTTATTTTTACAGGGAAAGAGACAAGGTCCAACATGGCTTTAGAACCCTCTTACTGTATATAGGTTCGGAGTGTTAGGGCTGGTAATGTTGGTCATGGTGCTTAGGGTGAGTTAGCTTCAATTGTCGTGGGGAGATCAAACTTGATATAACTATGCCTGCTGCTTCTTTTTAAGTGTggaaatttcttattaaattccATTGAAGATTTTCTAAACTGAAAATAGAAATTCTCTTTGATTACAGAAACCGGTGTTTGTACTGATATTTCGACTTGCTATACTGCAAGGATAATGGCTATATCTGTCATCCCATTTATTGTTGTTCAACTACCACGGATACTCCATTCAACTTCAGGAAGAAACTTGGCTGTTTTGATTGCTCTAATTGTATCTGTATCGATGTTCATTGCTTATTGCCTTTATCAGGTAACCATTCTTTTATGCAACAATTATAGCATCCTGTGAATTCTTTGATACCTGTGACAAATTCCATGAATCCATCTTATGTAAGCACTGGTGACATTGAGGCACACCAATCTTTTCGTTGACTTAGTGAAAATTCTGTGAGGATATTTTATTTGGTTCTTGTAATAACTTGTTAGaaagatttaattaatcaaGTGAATCTCATCTTAGAAGGCCATAAAAATGAAGCTTTCTTCATGGTGTAAAGACAAATCTTGAGAATCTGTTATTCTTGATCTAAGAGAAATGAGTTATGAAGGCATTAACATGTTGCTACACAAAGATATGTTGTCTTCACAACTAGCAACACTAGACTAATCAATAACAACCAAGGCTTGAGAGGAACTCGAAGCTTCATCTTCTTGTATTTGCATGCTTGAAGAAACTTGcttataaaattcaaacataaGTTCTAACACATTTATCAAGTACCCAAATAATATCTCAACTTTCTGCATTAAATTCTCACTCATGAAAATCTTCATACAATTTctgaaaaaaaggaaatatctCAACGTCAGATTTCAGTAGGAATGCGATTACTAGCCAGCTCAAGTATTGTAGGTGccctttttaatattattcttttcaaatattgcatttttaCCTGGTGATTGATGTGTTGATTGCACCTGATTAATTCTCTTGTTTTTTACAGTGTTTGGACTTTCTTGAACTAAGGAATCTGCTCAAAGTCAGGTCTCGGTGGGAATGGGATTGCCAGCTGGATCAACTGTCATGCTTCTTACTGTAATATGGGGATCCTGTATTGTATTTGGAAAATGTGACATTGAGCATTCAGTTGCTAAAGATGGTCAAAATACAAAAGGACTTAACTTAACTGGCATGCAAGTCTACTCAGAAATGATAACACGTCAACTTATCTTAGAAAATTCTTTTTAACTACTTCCTTTGGTAGAGCAATATCTTTCCTAACTACTTTCTtttgtatacttatttatacTAATTGATTTAGTGTAATTTAAATAActtatctatttatgtattaaaagtttataatcttaattatgttataattttaatattttttattaaatttttatataaaaaaatatttttatttttaataaaaataatagataatataaaaagtatttaaaaaatataaacaataagatcactattttaaaaaataatttgagtaattaattttataatttggtaACAGTAATATAagtacttaaataatattatttttaattaaatataataattatttataaatattaattttaaacctaatggtaatattttatttttataataatattttgtttttgcaaataaaaaattgtcccCACTAGCCCAGATTTCTTGGCCCACCAAAGCAtgtgaaaacaaaacaaaaatgggACGTGAGGAAAACAGAAGTTTTACGTGTGAAAGCCCTGTGTCTTGAGCCACCATTGGACTTTCCTGTCTCCCTTGCAGTGACGTACGCATTATTTTAAAAGTATCACTTACCCCCAAATTAAAGGTAAGCGTTTTGGTTTTAGGTTTAGCTTTTACATAAACTTTTGTGGAATGTATCTAAACTCATGAAAATCCTACAATCTtacctatttttttataatacaaaattcttCCATGGTGTAAATAACAGATCTTGAGAATATGTTATTCTTGATCTTAGTTGAGCTGAGCTCGACTCGgttcagtttagtttgatttacatatagttaagtttaaattcaaatcgaatttggttaattttttttattattaaaatgatattattttaattaaaaaatctaataaatagcTCAAACTCAGATAAAGAAAACTCATTTCGGGCCCATCCAAaccgagctcgaactcaagccAGCCTTATTCATAGTCTTCAGCTGGGAAGCCACAGTGCATGAAAAAGAGAAAGGTTGCAAAACTCTTAATTCACCCACAAAAAAAGtcgtaaaagaaaattattatcatcatcCAAGTGGGGCCATGAACACGTGTTTTATTAGATGGGAGCTTCTAAGCCGTCGGATCATTGATCTCCCTTCGCTGtttcttccttctctttttgAAGGGTGTCATACTGCTTGAATACGGTGTCTGTAAGCCAAACCACAGAGCAAGAAACCACCGAGGTAACAAGGAAGACTGACATCGATCTCCTTTCTCCTCACACCAAACTCTTAGCATTTTCCTTTTTGTCGTTATATTACTGCCATAGATTTGCAACTttgctaattaaatatcaaCTCGAAAAGTAGCTACAAATGGCCACTTACTGGTGTCACTTCTCGTTCTTCTTCATGTCGTTCTCTCTTCTCTGTGCCACCACCGTCAGTGGGGTCAGCCCTAGCCGTGATTCCCAATACCTTGAGGAGGCGCTTCTCTGCAAACAGGCCTACGGCTTCATGCCTTGCTCCACAACTGCATTGGGGAACCTGTTTTTGATCAGCGTTTATGGATACCTGACTTTCGTGGCATGCAAGTGTTTTTTTGACGGGAGTGAGATGTTGAAGGTTCTTGGTCCTGGTTGTTTTGGACAAATTGTTCTTCCCAAGCTGGATGCGCTTACCAGCGCCGTACTTATTCTTGGTAAAAACTCTTGCTTGAGTCTTTACTAACTTGTTTGGATGTTGTGATTAAGGGTTTCATTTTTGAAACCTTGTTATCTGTTTATCATCTGTTTTGAGTTTCGTAGTCATCACCTGGGAAGCACGCACTGCATGGTTGGCGTTTCGAGACCGTTTCGATGATTCATAGAAATTGAAACGCGTTTCTACAACAGAAACGCATCGTGGGGTAAAAAAGGAACCGAACCATCTCCTCTCCGTTGTCGTCACGAATCCTCTCCGTCTCCGGCGACGCCAAATCTTGGCGAAGTCTAGAATAGCCATCTTCATCAGTGCACTTAATCTATTTCGCCACTAATTTAGAACAGTTGTCTCCATCTGCTTAATTTCAACCaagaaaatttattgaattcctAGCTAATTTAGCCATTAATTTAGAACAGTCCTCTCCAGATCTTTGGAAGACGTTTCGTCGTCCAGAGAAGGCACGAGCGCTCATCACTCTCCCTCCAGCAGGTCGTCGCCGGTGGCcggagggaaagtgaaaaaaaaaaaaaaaaagggattttggggggggggggggggggggtaaaAATGtctcttttcaaagtttaggaaTAGGggtaaaaatcaaaagaaaaaaatatgagaaaattatatCACTGGAacataaacagtaaaatgatggttttacccctctatctaacaaaaaatttaacaacagTTTAAAaatgagtgggtgtttgaatttttcatctgaCAGGAGTATGTTTTTGAGATACGGCTAAGAAATGGGTAGGAAAAAGTCTTATCCCCTTAGAATAATGTTTCATTATCTGTCTTGTCTATTCGGAATTTTGCTGAGCAGCTCTAGTGTAGTGTGACAGACCTCAATTGCAGAATCGCTTGGTGGCTATGCTTCAAAGTTTATATCTTTGTGATCTGACGAGTTATTGAGTTGTTACTCTTGGCTTGTTTATGAGATTTGGATTTCGAAAGTTGTGAATTTGTGTTGTGCTTTAGAAGCCTTTGTTTATTCTGCATTTTGTGACTTTGAGCTTCAAACTACATGGGAGCTTTTTAATAAgtgattgattttattgttgaaattacTTTACTAGGTCGGGAAAACACTCTTCATTGgcttataattttacttatttaattttaagcagttaattgatttatagtcatgtttcttttcaatttcaatttaaaagttgaatatattttttataatgttaattggttttgattttatttatattaatgtgGGTTTGTAAATACTTCTTGGAAGAAGtggaaaaaaatatgtaattgttatatatttttttaattagaggatactatatttttttattaaaaaatttatatttattaaaaaccccctatatatttaatatttgtatattttcttttgtttctatttcctatattttttgaaagaatatGTTTCAATGTTTTCGTTTTTGTGTCTTGATTTTTTCGCATTTCTGTTCCTTTGCTACCTAGTTAATAttctttcaattaaaaaaaaaaaaaaaaaaaggagttcTCCCACCATACCCCAAACGTTGATTAGCAGTATTAATCTCAAAAATTTGTACAGCCTCTGGACTTTCTGTAAAAAGGGAAATATCTCAAGTCAGATATTTGTAGGAATGGGGTTACTAGCCAGTTCaagtatttagataatattcCTTCTCAAATGTTGCATTTTTACCTGGTGATTGATGTGTTGATTGAATCTGATTAATTCTCTTGTTTTTTACAGTGTCTGGACTTTCTGGAACTAAGGAATCTGCTCAAAGTCAGGTCTTGGTGGGAATGGGATTCCTAGCCGGATCAACTGTCATGCTTCTTACTGTAGTATGGGGATCCTGTATCGTAGTTGGAAAATGTGACATTGAGCATTCCGTTGCTAAAGATGGTCAAAATACAAAAGGATTTAGCTTAACTGGTATGCAACTTTACTCAGAATTGTCCTTTACTAGTCTTCACTGATGGACTGAATAACCAATCTAGTTTGGATTAAGCAGTTCTCCGGCTCTTAACTTGGAATATGCCAAGGCAGTGGCATCTTtgtattctatttttaatttgtggtAGAATTGTCTCAAAGTTTGTTCTTGTCTAAGggtttcaattaaaattatagaaactCTTTATGTTGTAGAAGCTATGAGCCTGCAATGCAGTAGCTGCAAAGTGGGGGAGAAGGACGGGGTAGGGAGGGGAAAGAGAGATGAAATTTAAGGCACAACCAGTGTGCTATAGTTGTTTGTGAGGATTTGAGGAGTTGCTTATGAACATGCACCTAAAAAGCACAAATGAATGTGGAATTTAAATTGTATCTGTATAGAAAAAGCCACATCCATTTTTAACTTAGAAATTGAATAAATAGTTGCTTGAAACTAACATAATTTTCATGAGGCAGAGAGATCCTATATAGATACATCCTGGACCGGAACATTACATTGACTATATCTTCATGTACATTGGTTGTAAGCAACAAGAAAGTGATAGTTATTTTTACAAGGAAAGAGACAAGGTCCAACATGGCTGTAGAGCCCTCTCACTGTATATAGTTTCAGAGTGTTAGGGCTGGAGAAATTGAGGGCTGGTAATGTTGGTCATGGTGCTTAGGGTGTTAGTTTCAATTTTCGTGGGGAAAACAGACTTGATATGACTATGATTGCTGCTTTATTTTAAGTGTGGagactttttttaattaaattccatTGAAGAttttctaaattgaaaaaagaaattctcTTTGATTGCAGAAACCGGTGTTAGTACGGATATCTGGACGTGCTATACTGCAAGGATAATGGCTGTATCTGTCATCCCATTTATTGTTGTTCAAATACCACAGAAACTCCATTCAACTTCAGGAAGAGACTTTGCAGTTTTGATTGCTCTAATTCTATCTGTATTGATGTTCATTGCTTATTGCCTTTATCAGGTAACCATTCTTTTATGCAACAATTATAGCATCCTGTGAATTCTTTGATACTTGTGGCAAATTCCGTGAGTCCATCTTATGTAAGAACTGGTGACATTGAGGCGCACCAATCTTTTTGTTGACATAGTGTATATTCtgtgatgatattttatttggttcTTGTAATAAATTGTTAGaaagattaaattaatcaaGTGAATCTCATCTGAGAAGGCCATATAAATGAGGCTTTCTTCATGGTGTAAAGACAAATCTTGAGAATCTGTTATTCTTGATCTAGGAGAAATGAGTTATGAAGGCATCAACATGTTGATAGCTGGAggacattttcttctttcattgccTTATCAATAGTTGTTCCTTCTAAAACCCTATTTAGCAGCATTGTTTCTGACCCTAGTGTTAAATGCTAATGTCTTGACTGGTATATTTAGAAGGAAAGATTATAGTTTTGGTATGTTCTATATACTTAGCCTTCTTTCTTTAAACCTTTTTCTATTTTACTGGATACTGCTTTTAACAAATGTTCTATGTATTTACTGATGCTTACTTCCCTTTCATTCATGTCGTGTTGGTCTTTCAGCCCTCAAATGAGGGGCCGAGTTCCATTGAAGATGCTGCTGGTGGCAGGTTACCAGAAGGCATGGAGACAAATCAGGAGAATCAAACCTGCGATGTTGAAAATCCTAAGTCGATCTACTTTAAAGCGGTACCAATGTTGATTATTGGCACCATTATTGCTGCTGCATTTGCTCATCCTCTAGAGGACGCTGTTACCAACTTTTCCAATGCAACAAGTATCCCTCCATTCTTCGTTTCATTCATTGCACTACCGATGACAACAAAGTTAAGTGTAGCGGTACCATTGCTCACTTATGCCAGCCATAAGAGGATCAGATCCTCCTCATTAGCATTCACCAAGGTTTGTCACTGATTTCTATCTATTTTTTCCATATGCGACTTGAGGTATTTAAAGGGTCTTACATTATTTTGCTTTTCTGATGTTTTCTGCTGCAGCTATACGCAACTGTGTCAACGGATAATGTGATTTATCTATCAGCTCTCTTGGCTATTGTCTACATCAGAGGATTGAGTTGGGATTATTCAGCAGAAGTGCTGGCTATTGCTGTTGTATGCATTCTGGTGGGTGGCTTTGCCAGTGTCCGCACCACTTTCCCCCTTTGGAGTTGTTTACTTGCTTACATGCTGTATCCTTTGTCCTTAGCACTGGTTTATGTTCTTGATTACGTCTTTGGTTGGGCATGGTTAAGAAgatgtattataattataaaactataaaactatGTGTTTGATTGAGTCTTGGGGTGGGCAGAGTTAAGAAgatgtattataattataaaacaacaGAACTATGtgatgtaattatatattattgttatttaattatatagttatatataattatattgtgatatataattgtttattataaatgattatgAACACAACATTACTCATCATATAATCATCTTTTTAGATTTTAACGTAAAGTGTAAAGGGCTGTTTGAATTTTCCAATTCCCATACCCGTTCCATTTTCTCACCTAAAATCGAATAAGATAAATGTTTTTTGTCCAATGAGTTGGGCTTGGCTCAGCTCGATTAAgttcgagccgagcttgagttGGTTCGAATTGATtaggtagattttttttttaaatttctttatataaaacgatgtcgttttgattaatatatattaaaaacgatgtcgttttgataataaaaaatgaaccaaaccaaactgagtCGAGCTGAACGCCAGCCCGAAACAAGTCGACCTTAACcgagctcgagtcgagctctaGCCGAACTCAAGCTATCCATAtttgaaccgagccgagctcgagttgagggcgagccgagctcagctcggctcgaatccaaccctacttaaGGGGcttttggtttgggtaatattttattatcaaaatagaaagattaccttgaagatagagtacttaaaagattattgaatataaattattactatgtttaataaaatttagtttatataaataattattgtgtttggttaaagataataaaagagtactaataaattattttacttaaatacccttgaatataattatttttaaatattttttatattatt encodes:
- the LOC123206151 gene encoding sodium/calcium exchanger NCL-like is translated as MEFHPSNYNGYEQASPLVFIPVAISSLHHHTTVSGVGPSRDSQYLGEALLCKQTYGFMPCSTTALGNLFLIIVYGYLTFVACKCIFDGSEMLRVLGPGCFGQIALPKLDALPSAILILVSGLSGPKESAQSQVFVGMGLLAGSTVMLLTVIWASCIIVGKHDIEHSVAEDGQNAKGFSLTETGVCTDISTCYTARIMAISVIPFIVVQLPRILHSTSGRNLAVLIALIVSVSMFIAYCLYQCLDFLELRNLLKVRSRWEWDCQLDQLSCFLLVSYCLNTVSVSQTTEQETTELQMATYWCHFSFFFMSFSLLCATTVSGVSPSRDSQYLEEALLCKQAYGFMPCSTTALGNLFLISVYGYLTFVACKCFFDGSEMLKVLGPGCFGQIVLPKLDALTSAVLILVSGLSGTKESAQSQVLVGMGFLAGSTVMLLTVVWGSCIVVGKCDIEHSVAKDGQNTKGFSLTETGVSTDIWTCYTARIMAVSVIPFIVVQIPQKLHSTSGRDFAVLIALILSVLMFIAYCLYQPSNEGPSSIEDAAGGRLPEGMETNQENQTCDVENPKSIYFKAVPMLIIGTIIAAAFAHPLEDAVTNFSNATSIPPFFVSFIALPMTTKLSVAVPLLTYASHKRIRSSSLAFTKLYATVSTDNVIYLSALLAIVYIRGLSWDYSAEVLAIAVVCILVGGFASVRTTFPLWSCLLAYMLYPLSLALVYVLDYVFGWAWLRRCIIIIKL